The Festucalex cinctus isolate MCC-2025b chromosome 14, RoL_Fcin_1.0, whole genome shotgun sequence DNA window AATGGCCATGGAGAAGGAGGATGCGTGGACTTTGATGAATGTGCGTCATCCGTGACATGTCCCGGGCAAACTTCTTGTACAAATCTGCCAGGGTCTTACACCTGTTCCTGTCCAGAAGAAAATATAGTCTGCAACATGATTCAGAATGGTTAgcttttgatttatttacttatttatttatttatttatttatttatttatttattcactgccagccctgtTAAAATGAAGTTTTGACGAatataaccgtcaatggcactgaatgagttaatctcctACACGCGTCCACAGAACATTATGCGAGGTGTGTCTCAGAGCATATTTCATttgagattgtttttttttttgtttttttttaattccttgtTGCTTACATTATCCCCTTTTGAGCATCTGTCCATTTTCAAGAGAAGTGGGAGATGAATTCAATGCTTGCAATTCTAGAAGCAATACAGTGGTAATCTCAGTGAAAATTATTACATTCATATTCAGCAGGTTTGCATTTTCAGGgcaaattaaacattttctccTCACCTgcaaaatatacagtacatgttgaAATCAGCTGTTAGTGATGATGTTTCAGGTGTAGAACAGGCTTCTTTTATTTCAAAAGCTTGGCCTAATATAAAGTTAAGACCAGTATGTTGCTCAACACAACACTTTCAACTGCCCCAACAGAGAGCAACCTGTACCCATTTGGAGCAGAAGTGGGTGATAGAAGGATTCGCATGGGCACACAAGATGGAAATTCTCCATATATCAAACCACCAATTGGTTTCCCATTCATGGGGAAATTATATGACAGAATTTATGTAAGTTTTCTCTCACAGTATATTTCAGTTTGCTGATTTCTCGTAGTATTAGGCTAACTTAATATGAACCGTGTCTCATACAATACAGCTCTCTCAGGATACTTACAATTAAGAATGGGTAACATGCATGAAGCTGAAAATTAATATAGAAGTGGTGGAAGAGGAAGTGAATAGAAAGGCAAAGTCATTGAGTTACAGCAAAGAAATGTTTATAGTTCCTATATTTTGGGGAAGCCAACAACCGCATAAAAGCTGGCACTGCTTTGTGCTTTCAGCTGGAAAGCACAGCAAATGTCAGGagaagcctactagaacaactGAACTTTATTTGTGGTTAAACAGAGGCACTTTAAAGAGTGGGAGAGGTGCACTGCCACTAAGTCCCATTTAACAGTATGATTGGTTGATTTTTCTAATTCTTAACAAAGCCATTTATAAGAGGGTGTACACAGTTGTGCTTCCCCATTTTTCTTAGTCTTATTTTTCCTACAAACAAatttgaacaagggtgtgtagactttttatatccactgtaattATGTGGTATTAAATTTTACAGTTCATACTATTGTATAAGTTCTTTATTTACTTAGTCAGTATAGTTACTGTTTCTGAGAttggtgtatgtttttttttcttttctgttataGTTCTCTGATAATGGCCTTGTCCAGTTTCAGTCTGCTGCTGAGAATGAGCAGTATCTGTTCCCAGCTCCATTAGCAGCTGGGTTTCCCACTGATATGAATGTGTCTCTTTTGGCCGTGTTCTGGGATGATGCTGACCTCACCCAGGGCAATGGACGTTTGTTCTATAAGGTTAGACGTCATCCAGAGTTGAAGGACGGGGAAGAGGTTGGAGAGagtcttttttccctcctttttcattcatttttcatttcaggaaTACCATGACTCTGATTTGGCAGATGTATATTCCCGCATAGTGTTCAATCGTACAGCAAGTGACGTTTCAAAATTTGAGTGGCAGAGAAGGAGGCCTGCGTTCACTCCCTCTTGGATCCTCAAAATCACTTGGGACCACGTCATGGCTGTGTCTTACCAGAAGATCAATCAGTCAGAGGTGACCTGGTTAATCATAACTTCTGTATGAAATTAGACAGCTTTTCAGGTTTGCTCAAAAGTAACATCACAAGGTTTAGTTAGCCGCTCACTTTTAATGTCTGCTGTAATAAATTGAACTTAAGCGCCCCCTTGTGGCAGCCTCAACAAAAGCCCTACAACTTATTTTCTGTTTTCTATTtattaagaaaatattaataatgGGAAATAATCAGAAATCAATTTATAAACCAATGAAATGAATAACTTACACCATGTGTTTTCATTACAGACAAACACTTTCCAGTGTATTCTTACCACAGATGGAGTACAGTCCTTTGCCCTCCTTCAATATGGGGAGATGAGATGGGGTCCGGGCCAGAGAGTACATCACGATGCCCTTATCGGCTATATGGATGGGAAAAGCACCCACGAAGAGCCCACAACTCCCCCAGAGAACATTTTTGGCCCAGAGGGAAGATACAGGCCACAACAAGTGAAAGGTTCCTTGGGGAAGTTGGGTCAGATTGTGTATGATTTAAGTGGACCTAATGAGTATGAGGCCAACCCAGGACTGATGTGTCAGGCGTGGGCAATGAAGGAGCCTGATCCTGCTGACTGGACCGATGGCTTACCCTCGTGTCACTGTACACGCACACAAGCTCTGGAAGATTTGTCCTTTTTGCAAGATAATACTGACCAAGGATCACAGTTGAAGAGTTTAAGGGGTCAGAGATGGGGTGGTGATGGGGGCCAAATCTTCCGGTCAGTTTTGTCCAATGAGTATGGATCAGGAAAAAGATGTGTATATGATCTCCAGGGCCCTCTGCTGGCAGGTTACAACGAGCGCTACTTCTCAAGACACAGTATCCAGAAACATATTGGTAAATCATATCATTATATTTTCGTCAATGACTACATtcagtgctatttttttttctttttttcaatggcTCCTAAACCAAAATTGACCATCAAATATATTTATGTAAATAGGcacaatataataatgtacaatatcAATAGCTACAAAAAATATGCTACTGTATATGACACCAGGCTCTCTTTTAATCTAACACAATTTTCGGCATcttctattttttaaatctctccAGATGAAGATCTCCTGCCTTTTCATTGGTGTTGCATTCGGTCTTCTCTTTGCCACCTCTACCTGAAAAAGCGGCCAATTGATCGCTGCAAAGGCTACAGTTGGGCCAGTCTGGATGGTTCCAAACTAGGCAACAGGGCAACACAGGGTGTCGGTAAGAGGCTCTCATCAGTATCTTAATTAAGAACATTTTAGTTTTATGAAAAATATTCACGCACAAGCAACTGAAGAAGCAATCACATCATATATAGAgattaattctaattcaatttaAATATCCTCTTCTAGTATTTGCAACTTTCTAATTCACGTGAATCCCTTTTCCAATTGTATGTAAAATCTTCTGTATTTTTTCAACACAGCATTAGTGTATGGCAGCCTTCATTTCATCACCTTTGATGGCACAAAGTACTCCTTTAAGGCGTTAGGAGAGTTTGTGATCGTGCGGCTGTCTTCCAACACTGGATCTAATATCTTCACCCTGCAAGGACAGACTGAGAGACTGCACACACTCAAAAAAGGGAGCATTAACTTCCCAGCGGTGGTACGCATGGCTGCTTTCCACCAGGGCATCGGCAAGGTCagcgtgcttgtgtgtgcgtgtggaaaAATGACACCAGAAATGAGTGCGACTGGGTAGTCATGAGTTCAGTGGAAGAACTTttgagtttcttctttctgaTTGATTATGAGGAATTTTGTTTTCAGAATTTCAATACCATTGATCTGCATTTGATCGGGAtgaaacaatatccaaacatcacgatacgatatcacgatattgtggggaggtttgcGATACAtaataaaggtcacaatattgtagagTACAAAAtgtgctcatactaaaaaacacgcacacgcaatattgtgcttttgtacatttcaacaatgcatataaacaacttaAAATATCAAATAGCACTtaatattgactcagttcacaagcatattatgttccccttcgtCTGACctttagtgtggattttaaacatagaagggccaaaacatgccttgtgaaaattaaactgaactagccac harbors:
- the LOC144001805 gene encoding sushi domain-containing protein 2-like translates to MCQAWAMKEPDPADWTDGLPSCHCTRTQALEDLSFLQDNTDQGSQLKSLRGQRWGGDGGQIFRSVLSNEYGSGKRCVYDLQGPLLAGYNERYFSRHSIQKHIDEDLLPFHWCCIRSSLCHLYLKKRPIDRCKGYSWASLDGSKLGNRATQGVALVYGSLHFITFDGTKYSFKALGEFVIVRLSSNTGSNIFTLQGQTERLHTLKKGSINFPAVVRMAAFHQGIGKIEWRCAEKGEGLQLFIDNLEIFVTVGNSY